TGCTGAAGGAAGGGCCGGATGCGCTGCGAGCCGCCGCCCGGTCCTGTCCGCCGCTCGATGTCGCCCTCGCGACCTGGGGTGATGTCACCTTCGACTACACCTCGACCGACGCTCCCGATGCGGTGCCGACCGTCACGGCCTGAGCGCCGCCGCGGTACGAGCCGACCGAATCTACCCAGACCGAAATGTGAGGAGGCGCAATGTATCTGCGTCAAGGCACGTTCTCCCATCTGCCCGAGCTGACCGACACCGAGATAGGCGCCCAGATACGCTATGCGCTGCTGAACAACTGGCCGGTGTCGATCGAGTACACCGACGATCCCCATCCGCGCAATGTGTACTGGGAGATGTGGGGTCTGCCGCTGTTCGACCTCGACGAGCCCGACGGTGTGCTGGCCGAGATCGACGCCTGCCGCTCGACCTTCCCGCATCACTACGTCCGGGTGAACGCCTACGACGCCGGTTACGGGCGCCAGACCACGGCACTGAGTTTCCTGGTGCAACGACCGGCCGCCGAGCCGGGCTTCGCGCTGGTCCGCACCGATGCCGAGGATCGGCGTCAACGTTACGGCCTGCGGTCGTACGCCACCGACGAACCCAGCGGCGCCCGCTATCGGGGCTAGGGCGATGGTGGACGATGCGCGCGGAGGCGCGCCGGGATTCCGGATGTATCGGCCCGGCGTGCCGCCGCCGGAGGCGAACAACGTCGCGGCGCACGAGGACGGCGAGGGCGCCGACCCGGTGCTGCCCGAGGACGCCACGGTCGATTTGTCGACCGATCTGGCCGGTAAGAACGTCGAGGACACCCTGGGCCGGCTCGACACGGAGCTGATCGGACTGGCGACGGTGAAAGCGCGAGTGCGCGAGATCGCCGCACTGCTGCTGGTCGAGCGCGCGCGGCAGCGGTTCGGCCTGCGGGCGGCCCGGCCCACCATGCATATGAGTTTCACCGGCGGGCCGGGGACCGGGAAGACGACGGTGGCGCTGCGCATGGCGGAGATGCTGCACGCGCTCGGCTATATCCGAAAGCCCAAGGTGCACACGGTGACCCGGGACGATCTGGTCGGCCAGTTCATCGGTCACACCGCCCCCAAGACGAAAGAGGCACTGGCCAAGGCCGCGGGCGGGGTGCTGTTCATCGATGAGGCCTACTACCTGTTCCGGCCGGAGAACGAACGCGACTACGGCCAGGAGGTCATCGAAATCCTGCTGCAGGAGATGGAGAGCGAGCGCAGCAGTCTGGTGGTGATCTTCGCCGGATATCCGGATCGGATGGAGACCTTCTTCTCCGCCAATCCGGGGTTGTCCTCGCGGGTGGCCCATCACCTCGAATTCCCGGACTACTCGCTGGGGGAACTGCTGGCCATCGCGCGGATCATGGTGGCGCAGCAGAATTTCCGGCTCACCGACTCCGCGGTGGGCGCCTTCGAGCGCTATCTGAGCTTGCGGATGGCGCGCCCGCGCTTCTCGAACGCGCGCAGCGTCCGCAACGCGATCGACCGGTGCCGGCTGCGTCAGGCCGATCGGCTCGTGCGGCGCAACGAGCCGCTGGGCCGATCCGACCTCATGACGTTGACCGCCGACGATATCTACGGCAGCAGTGTTTTCGGCGACGAGGAGGCGCCGGCATGCCCGACGGAATGAAGACCCTCACCCGCTACACGATCGAGCAGGAACACCGCCATCCCGGCTCGTCGGGTGAATTCTCGGCACTGCTGAACGTGGTGTCCACCGCGGCCAAGATCGTCGCCAATCAGGTGACCCGGGGTCGGATCGTCGGCTCGCTGGGCGCCGCGGCGTCCGGGGACCTGCCCGGGACGTTGCATCGGCGAATGGATGCGATCGCCAACGAGATCATGGTGGAGCAGTCCGAATCCAGTGGGCCGCTGTCGGCGTTGCTGTCGGAGCAGATGAACGGATTTCATCCCGTTCCCGGGCAGGTGCGGCGTGGCAAATACATGCTGGCGTTCGATCCGCTGGACGGTTCGTCGAACATCGATGTGAATCTGCCGGTCGGGACGATCTTCAGCGTGCTGCGCGCCCCGGAGGACGGGCGTGCGGTGGCGGCGGAGGATTTCCTGCAACCGGGTGTGCGGCAGGTGTGCGCGGGGTTCACCCTCTACGGTCCGGCGACGATGCTGGTGCTCACCACGGGCAGCGGGGTCGACGGTTTCACCCTCGATCGCGAGATCGGCGCGTTCGTGCTGACCCATCCGCGGATGCGAATTCCCGAGGACACCTCGGGTTTCGCGATCAATGCCGCCAACGAGCGATTCTGGCAGCGTCCGGTGCGGCGGTATGTGCACGAATGTCTGGACGGGGTGGAGGGGCCGCGGTCGCGTGATTTCAATATGCGCTGGGTGGCCTCGCTGGTCGCCGACGCGTTCCACATCCTGACCCGGGGCGGGGTGTATCTGTATCCCTACGACACTCGCGATCCGGAGCGGCCGGGCCGGGTGTCGCTGCTCTACGGCGCCAATCCCATCGCTTTCGTGATCGAGCAGGCCGGTGGGGCCGCGACCACCGGCCACGAACGGGTGCTCGAGGTGGCTCCCGGGCAACTGCATCAGCAGATTCCGCTGGTGTTCGGATCGCGTAACGAGGTGCGCCGGATCGAGCGCTATCACCGCGAACCCGATGCCGGCCCGCCGTTCGACGCCTCGCTGTTCGGCACCCGTACCCTGTTTCGCCCGGCGCGCCATTGAGCGATGCCACCGGATCGAATCGAGTTGTCATGTCGCGCAAACATCCCGTGGTGGCCATCACCGGATCCTCCGGCGCCGGAACGACCAGTGTCACCCGCACATTTCAGGAGATATTCCGCCGGGAGGGCATCAATGCCGCGATCGTGGAGGGCGATTCGTTCCACCGTTACGATCGCGGTGAGATGCAGCAGGCGATGGCCGATGCCGAAGCCGCTCTGAATCTGCATTTCTCACATTTCGGTCCGGATGCGAATCTGCTGGCGGAGCTGGAAAGCCTGTTCCGCGACTACGGCAAGTCCGGGGTCGGGCTGGTGCGCCGCTATCTGCACGACGAGACCGAGGCCAAACCCTACGGTCTCGCGCCGGGCACCTTCACCCCGTGGGAGGAGTTGGCGCCGGGCAGCGACCTGCTGTTCTACGAGGGTCTGCACGGTGCGGCGATCGCCGGTGACATCGATGTCGCCCGATATGCGGATCTGCTCGTCGGCGTGGTGCCGATCGTGAATCTGGAGTGGATTCAGAAGGTCATTCGAGACAAGACCGAACGGGGATATTCCAGTGAGGCGGTCATCGACACCATTCTGCGGCGCATGCCCGACTACGTGAACTACATCTGCCCGCAGTTCTCCCGCACGTACGTCAATTTTCAGCGGGTGCCGACGGTCGATACGTCCAATCCGTTCACCGCGCGCAGCATTCCGACCGCCGACGAGAGTTTCGTGGTCATCCGATTCGCCGATCCGAAGGTGATCGACTTTCCGTATCTGCTGTCGATGCTGCACGACTCGTTCATGTCGCGGCCCAACTGCATCGTGGTGCCCGGCGGGAAGATGGATCTGGCGATGCAGCTGATCTTCGCACCGCTGATCCTCCGGCTGATGGACAAGCGCCCCGGCTCACGCGAATAGTCCTGCACGCGCACGTCATTCCGACGACGCCGTGTGGCGGTGTACCAGGCCGAGATCGGCTCGCCAGGTGTAGGCGGACACGATCGCGGACGCGATGACCGCGGTGTACAGCATGTCGCCGCCGTTGACGACCAGTCCGACGAGTCCGCCGATCAGGGCGCCCAGCGCGAACGACAGCCACTGCACGGCGTAGCCCAGCCATTCGCGGTGGGTGCCACCGGCGATATGGCGTTCCACGCCCTGGGCGAACTTGACCAGGGTGCCGGTGACATAGGTCAGTGGAATCGATACCTCACCGTTCTTCACGAACGAGGTGTTGAGCGAACCCATGGCGAAGGCCACCAGAAGGATCGGAACGAGACTCAGATCGGTGTCGTGGCGATAGAGGATGGTGTCGATGATCGCGGCGCCGGTGAGGGCGGCGGTGGCCAGCATGGTGGCGCCGTGCGGATGGTTGCGCCACCAGTGCCGGCGGCACAGCGAGGCCACCAGCACACCGGCGAGGAAGGACACGATCAGCGCGAAGGCGCCGGCGGCGAGGGTGTAGTCGCCGAGGAAACCGCCGATGACGGCCCGCTCGGTGTTACCGGTCATGAAGGTGACGAAGTAGCCCTGGGAGTGGGTGTACGCGGCGGCGCCGACGAATCCGGCGAGGATCAGCAGGACCGAGGCCAGCCGGGTCTCCAGATTCCAGAACGGCTCACGGGAGTCTTCGGAGTTCGGAGTCACGGCAACAGGCTAGCAATATATGCAGGATAGTGCATGGATTGTGAGGTGGCCCCCGACGTCGTGCTCGACGTGCGGAACGGAGGACGACCGTGCGGCGCCACGGTCATCGGCGGCCGGCCGGACTGCCGATACTACGTGCCGAGCAGCGCGAATGCCGACAGGTGTCGGCCGCCTCACGCTGGCTCGCGCGGCGGTGTCGGGGTGTGGACGTAAGGTGAGCGCGGCGATCGGGTAGGTGGAGGTGCGATGGACGTCACATGGGATCAGGTGTTCGCGTGGCGGATGCGCCGCGGCTTCGTCGACCGCCGCGACGCGGCCGGTGCGGTGCAGGTCGCCGAGCGGCTGGCCGGGGTGCAGGCGCAGGTGGCATCCGCGGCGGAGACCGCGGTGGCGCTACGACACCGGGGCGCACCCGGCGCGGTGGCCGCCGCGCTCGAGTCCGGTGAGCTGATGAAGACCTGGGCCATGCGCGGCACTTTGCACGCGCTGCCCCCCGATACCGCGGCGGCGGCACTGGCCCTGCTCGCCTCCGCGCGAACCTGGGAGAAACCCAGCTGGCAGCGCAACTTCGGTGCCACACCGGACGAGATGCGGGCGTTGACCGAGGCCGTCGCCGAACGACTCGACGGCGCCGTGCTCACCCGCTCCGAGCTGGTGGCCGCGTTACTGCGCGACAGCCGGTTCGCCGCGATGGCCGAGCAACTGAACTCCGGCTGGGGCGCGGTGCTCAAACCCCTGGCCTGGCAGGGCGCGCTGTGCCACGGTCCGGTGCGCGGCACTTCGGTGACCTTCACCGCACCGGCCGCGGGGGTACCGGGCTGGACCGGACTGCCCGCGCAGGACGTCGCCGCGCCGCGGCTGATCGACGCGTATCTGGGCGCTTACGGTCCTGGCACCCCGGAAGCGTTCAACGCGTGGCTGATTCGTGGCGCCCTGCGCAAAACGACGGTGCGGCAATGGTTCTCCGATCTCGGCGACCGGTTGACGGAAGTCGACGTGCAGGGGCGGCGAGCCTGGATCCGCACCGCCGACGCCGCGGAGCTGGCCGCGACCGATCCGGCCCCCGAGGTGCGGTTGCTCGGGCCGTTCGATCAGTACGTGCTGGGACCGGGCACCGGTGACACGGCATTGCTGCCCGCCGAACATCGGGCCCGGGTCAGCCGCACGGCCGGGTGGATTTCGGCCCTGGTGCTGGTCGGTGGGCGTATCGGCGGAACGTGGGAGATCGTCGACGATCGGATCGAGGTGAGCATATTCGACGCCGGCGGGGGAGTTGACCGTGATCTGCTGAACGCCGAGGTCGCCGAGGTCGCCCGGGCGACCGGCCGCGCGGAGCTGCGCCTGGGGTGATCGCGCTCAGGCGGTGACCTCGTCCGGACGCTCACCGCCGGCGGCCACGGCATGGCGCAGGGCCGCGAGTGTCGCGGCCCGGCCCACGTCCAGTGCTCGCAACAACACCGCCGAATCACGGGCCACGCGACCGATGTCGGGAGCGCCCAGGGGCGGTCGGATCTGCAGGAACGAGGGATCGGTGGCCATCAGCAGTTCGTCGGCGGCGTAGCGGTTCGAACGGTTCGCCCAGCTGCGCACCACGCCGGGACCGTAGCCGCCCAGTACGCGGCCCACCACCTTGCGTTCGAATTGCGAAGGACCGCTGGGGATTTCGTCCTCTCGACGGGTGCGCAACACCACGATGTGGGTGGCGCCCTGCGCGCGGGCGGTGTGAATCGGGACCGACTCCGACAGACCCGCGTCGACGTAGTGGCTACCGGCCAGCGCTACCGGAC
The genomic region above belongs to Nocardia spumae and contains:
- a CDS encoding ribulose bisphosphate carboxylase small subunit; its protein translation is MYLRQGTFSHLPELTDTEIGAQIRYALLNNWPVSIEYTDDPHPRNVYWEMWGLPLFDLDEPDGVLAEIDACRSTFPHHYVRVNAYDAGYGRQTTALSFLVQRPAAEPGFALVRTDAEDRRQRYGLRSYATDEPSGARYRG
- a CDS encoding AAA family ATPase encodes the protein MVDDARGGAPGFRMYRPGVPPPEANNVAAHEDGEGADPVLPEDATVDLSTDLAGKNVEDTLGRLDTELIGLATVKARVREIAALLLVERARQRFGLRAARPTMHMSFTGGPGTGKTTVALRMAEMLHALGYIRKPKVHTVTRDDLVGQFIGHTAPKTKEALAKAAGGVLFIDEAYYLFRPENERDYGQEVIEILLQEMESERSSLVVIFAGYPDRMETFFSANPGLSSRVAHHLEFPDYSLGELLAIARIMVAQQNFRLTDSAVGAFERYLSLRMARPRFSNARSVRNAIDRCRLRQADRLVRRNEPLGRSDLMTLTADDIYGSSVFGDEEAPACPTE
- a CDS encoding class 1 fructose-bisphosphatase, producing the protein MPDGMKTLTRYTIEQEHRHPGSSGEFSALLNVVSTAAKIVANQVTRGRIVGSLGAAASGDLPGTLHRRMDAIANEIMVEQSESSGPLSALLSEQMNGFHPVPGQVRRGKYMLAFDPLDGSSNIDVNLPVGTIFSVLRAPEDGRAVAAEDFLQPGVRQVCAGFTLYGPATMLVLTTGSGVDGFTLDREIGAFVLTHPRMRIPEDTSGFAINAANERFWQRPVRRYVHECLDGVEGPRSRDFNMRWVASLVADAFHILTRGGVYLYPYDTRDPERPGRVSLLYGANPIAFVIEQAGGAATTGHERVLEVAPGQLHQQIPLVFGSRNEVRRIERYHREPDAGPPFDASLFGTRTLFRPARH
- a CDS encoding phosphoribulokinase; the encoded protein is MSRKHPVVAITGSSGAGTTSVTRTFQEIFRREGINAAIVEGDSFHRYDRGEMQQAMADAEAALNLHFSHFGPDANLLAELESLFRDYGKSGVGLVRRYLHDETEAKPYGLAPGTFTPWEELAPGSDLLFYEGLHGAAIAGDIDVARYADLLVGVVPIVNLEWIQKVIRDKTERGYSSEAVIDTILRRMPDYVNYICPQFSRTYVNFQRVPTVDTSNPFTARSIPTADESFVVIRFADPKVIDFPYLLSMLHDSFMSRPNCIVVPGGKMDLAMQLIFAPLILRLMDKRPGSRE
- a CDS encoding YoaK family protein, which codes for MTPNSEDSREPFWNLETRLASVLLILAGFVGAAAYTHSQGYFVTFMTGNTERAVIGGFLGDYTLAAGAFALIVSFLAGVLVASLCRRHWWRNHPHGATMLATAALTGAAIIDTILYRHDTDLSLVPILLVAFAMGSLNTSFVKNGEVSIPLTYVTGTLVKFAQGVERHIAGGTHREWLGYAVQWLSFALGALIGGLVGLVVNGGDMLYTAVIASAIVSAYTWRADLGLVHRHTASSE
- a CDS encoding winged helix DNA-binding domain-containing protein codes for the protein MDVTWDQVFAWRMRRGFVDRRDAAGAVQVAERLAGVQAQVASAAETAVALRHRGAPGAVAAALESGELMKTWAMRGTLHALPPDTAAAALALLASARTWEKPSWQRNFGATPDEMRALTEAVAERLDGAVLTRSELVAALLRDSRFAAMAEQLNSGWGAVLKPLAWQGALCHGPVRGTSVTFTAPAAGVPGWTGLPAQDVAAPRLIDAYLGAYGPGTPEAFNAWLIRGALRKTTVRQWFSDLGDRLTEVDVQGRRAWIRTADAAELAATDPAPEVRLLGPFDQYVLGPGTGDTALLPAEHRARVSRTAGWISALVLVGGRIGGTWEIVDDRIEVSIFDAGGGVDRDLLNAEVAEVARATGRAELRLG